The Labilithrix sp. nucleotide sequence TTCGAGTTGGCGCCGAGCGGCGCGAACTCGTCGAGGCAGCGCTGGAAACACGGCGACGCCCGCGCCTCGAGCGGAGGTGGGGAATCGGTCTTGCACACCGTCTCGAGCGTGTCCTCGAGGAAGCCCGGCGGCGTGCGCGCGGCGCCCTGGATCGACGACGCGAAGGTGTTCGGGCACTTCGTCGTGATGCACTCGAGGAACAGCTTGCACTGGCGGTTGCCGTAGCACGATTGGATCTGCTCGCAGCAGGCGCCGCCGATGCAGCGGTCGCATTCGGGTGTGACGATCAACGTCACGGCGGGATCGAGATCGCAGGTCGGGACGCGGCAGTCGCCTCCGCACCCGCTGCGCATGCATTGATAGAGCTGGCGGCTCGCGGGCGATACGAGGGCGGCCTTGCATTCGGGCTCGGCGCTCTGGCTCCTCAGCATCACGCACGCCTGCGCGTCCTTCACCTCGTCGGCGCACGACGCGTCACCCTCGAGGCAGGCGCCGACCGGCTCGCAGCACTTCTCCTGCAGGCAGCGCGTGCACGGATCCGGATCCGGCCCCGCTTCGTTGCTCACGAGCACGTTCGTGCGATCGCCGCGACACTCGCCGTCGGGGAACGACGCGCACGACGCGTTGCCGAACACGGTGCTCATCGAAACGAGGACCGCGCAGGCGGCCCAGATCACGAAGAGGCGGCGCGCGAGCATCAGAACGTCCCGGCCAGCCCGGCGCCGTTCGGCGAGACGACCGGCGTCACGGCGACGACCTTCTCCTTCAGCGGGCGCGTCGCGAAGACGCTGCCGATGCCGCCGAAGACGACCGTCGTCACGATGCCCGCGATCATGGCGACGCGCGCGGCCTGGAAGCGGGTCCACGCCCCCTCGAACCGGTCGTCGACGATCGCGGTCTCGCGCCCCGGGAGGACGCTGCCGGTGGGCCCCGTCTTGGTCCGCGGCGGGCAGTAGTTCGGGCCGCACAGGTCGTCCGCCGACGAGTTCGCGTCGATCATGACGATGGCTCCGATCGTGGCGACGACGAGGCCGCCCGCGGCGATGCCGAAGCCGACGAACGTGAGCGGGTTCGTCGTGCGCACGTAGACGACCTGACCGCCGGGGCCCGTCAGCGGCGGCGGCTTCGGCGCGATCCACTGCGGCGTCAGCACGACGTCCTTCACCTCCGCCTCGGCGACCTCGACGTGGACCGTCTGCTCGGGCCCGTCGCCCGCCTTCGCGACGACGTCGTGCGGCCCGGGGTCGACCGCGCGCACCTCCTCGTTGCTCTTCATCGAGATCGTCTCGTCGTCGATGCGGACGACCGCGGTCGCGTCGGGCGGGAGCGTGAGCTTGATGCGGAGCGAAGGGATGCGCGGCTCGAGCTCGTTCGCGAGGCGCGCGGACTCTTCGCGCGCGGCGGCGGAGCGCGGCGACTCCTCGAGCGAGGGCGGCAGGCGCACGACCTTGCCGAAGAGCTCGCGCGCCTGCAGCACGTTGCCGAGGAGCATGTGCGTCTTCGCGAGCTCGAAGCCGGTGATCGGCGTCTGCACGAGGTCCCACGCGGTGGAGAGCCGCGCGAGCGCGCCCGCGTTGTCGCCCTTCTCGCGCAGCGCGAGGCCGTCGCGCAGCGCGGTCCGCGCGGTGGTGAGGTCGCCGGCGGTGGGCTCGCGCCGCGCCTCGGGCGCGGGCGCCGGCGCGGGTGGCGGTGGCGGATCCGCGGCGTGCGCGACGCCGGACGCGAGCACGACGGCGAGCGCGGCGGCGATGGCGGGTGCTCTCACTCGCTCAGAATAGAGGATCGTCGTTCGGCTTGGCAGACGGCTTCGGCGGGGGGGCCGGCGCGGGCGGCGGATCGGCGATCGGCGGCGGCTTCGGCCTCGGCCCGACCGCCGGCGCGACGGGCCGGATCGACGGGACCGCGGGGGCGGGGGCGCCGGCGTCGACCTCGACGGCGGCGGGCGGCGTGTCGGTGACGACGGGCGCGACGGCGGAAGGAGGAGGGGGTGGCGGCGGCGGCGAGGAGACCGTGACGTCGGGCTCGACGCTCGGCGTGAGGGGCGGGCCGGCGTCGGCTTGTTTGCGCGAGACGACGAAGCCGACCGCGCCGACCGCGACGACGAGCCCGCCGATCACGAAGAGGAGGAGCGGCGAGCGCGCCCTGCCGCCGCCGGCGCCGACCGACACGCCGGCCTCGCTCCGCGCGAGCGCGCCGTCGCGGCGACCGGAGGCGCCGGAGTCGTCGAGCGCGGTCTTCGCGAAGCCGAGCGCGCTGTTCACGCCGCTCGGGACGGAGCTCGGCTTGTCGCGCGCGCCCGAGTCCGACGACGCGGACATCGGCATCGAGACGACGCCCTCGAACGCGGCGCGCAGCCCGTCGGCGAGCTCCTTCGCGCTCCCGAACCGATCGGCCGGCGCCGGAGCGCACGCGCGCGCGAACCACGCGTCGACCGCGGCGGGGAGCGCGGGGTTGACGTCGGAGGGCTTCGGCGGCTGGCCCGTCGCGATCTTCACCGCGAGCGCGCCGAACGAAGGCCCGTCGTACGGCCGCTGGCCGGTGAGCGCCTCGAACGCGACGACGCCGAGCGCCCAGAGGTCGCTCCGCAGGTCGATCACCTTCTGCGCGGTGACCTGCTCCGGGCTCATGTAGAACGGCGTGCCGACGATCTGACCGGTCTTCGTCTCGTTGTCGAGCGTCGGCGAGTCCGGATCGACGACGGAGCTCTTCGCGATCCCGAAGTCGAGGAGCTTCACGAACACCTCCTCCTCGCCGTCGACGAGGAAGATGTTGTCCGGCTTGATGTCGCGGTGGAGCAGGCCCGCGGCGTGCACCTTCGCGAGCGCCTTCGCGACCTGGATGACGATCGCGACGACCTTCGCCGGATCGAGCGGGCCGCTGCGCTCGATCTCGTCGCCGAGGTCGTGCCCCT carries:
- a CDS encoding serine/threonine protein kinase; protein product: MTTAAQARLSAGQQITKGVSLVSPLSSGGMGAVWLADHQGLKTRVVVKFMLDDLGQSEGARSRFSREAAAAAQVKSPHVVQMLDHGMSDDGVPFIVMEHLEGHDLGDEIERSGPLDPAKVVAIVIQVAKALAKVHAAGLLHRDIKPDNIFLVDGEEEVFVKLLDFGIAKSSVVDPDSPTLDNETKTGQIVGTPFYMSPEQVTAQKVIDLRSDLWALGVVAFEALTGQRPYDGPSFGALAVKIATGQPPKPSDVNPALPAAVDAWFARACAPAPADRFGSAKELADGLRAAFEGVVSMPMSASSDSGARDKPSSVPSGVNSALGFAKTALDDSGASGRRDGALARSEAGVSVGAGGGRARSPLLLFVIGGLVVAVGAVGFVVSRKQADAGPPLTPSVEPDVTVSSPPPPPPPPSAVAPVVTDTPPAAVEVDAGAPAPAVPSIRPVAPAVGPRPKPPPIADPPPAPAPPPKPSAKPNDDPLF